The following DNA comes from Hordeum vulgare subsp. vulgare chromosome 3H, MorexV3_pseudomolecules_assembly, whole genome shotgun sequence.
GGAAATGGGAGAAGGCCTCGGAAACCGTCATCTATCCAGCGAACTTCACTGATATAGGAGGGTACGAAGAATGATGAAGGATAGCGGTGCCACTCACTTCCAACACACAGAATAGACCCTGTGCAGAAACAGATTAGCTAATAAGGGCATGTACAGTGGTTGATAAGGCAGTCTTAGCTTAAGGCTTGCATGTAATTTAGAAATGACGTCTACAATGGGGGTTATCTCTTAGCATTATCGACAATAATTAGTGGTTCCTAAAAACATGGTGACACATATTGTGTTAAGAGATGATCCCTAAATAAGAGAAGACAAGTCTTTTCTTATGAATTCTCTCTACTCCACCTCAGCATTTATCCTACGTGTCACTCCTAAGATAgcaccattgtacatgccctaaggCAGCCCTATAGAATGAGGTTACAGCAAATCGAGGTAATAGATGTAATGATCAAAGCCATTATTTCTCTGTAGTGCCTAATGCTACTACAGCTGAGAGGCCTAATAGCTTTGTATAATAGGCAGGCAAAAGTCAATGCTATAAATGCTTATGCAAGAGAAACCTGTTTAACAAGCATATAGTTAGGTTCTTACCAGGCCCGGTATCTTCATGATATTCTAGATGCTGGTAGATCTGCAGAGGAGCACCATATCCGTTCAACATAGAGAATGTTCGGCTGTGTGAGGTGCACAAAATAAAGCCTAGGGTCAAAGGCCGCAGACCCTTCGCTATCTGTCAAATGTatcagaaaaaatataaaaccatCCCCAGTCCCTAAAACATGAAGTGTGATAAAGAACGCCAAGTTAACCTTCTCGAAAATTGACTGCTCATTTGCATATTTGTCGTGAAAAAAATCGGGAAAGCTGTCAATAACAGAAGCTGCTGCCACACATATCAATGGATAGATTGGATAGAGAAACCTGCACAAACAGATTGAGGAAAGGGTGTGGTTTTAGTTTCTATAGCTTTCATGCGTGGAGTAGCGTTAACCGGCAGGATTaggataatatatcaaaaaaacatCCTTCATATAGTCAATTTTACACAGCCCAAACAGGTGTTATTCCTGTAGATCAAAATAATGACAAGGATATACAGAAACCCGGTGGTCCTTCTGATCCAATAGGTTACCAAGTAGCAGCTAGCAAATAGTCGGAATGGTTTCACTAAAAAAGTCAGAATGGTGTGCATCGCATAAGGATTAGATTGGTTGGTTTGGCTGACCATGGAATACATAAAATTGGTTTCACATAATCTGCTTAAAATTAGATTTATTGAATGTTAAGTTAGATTAAGGAAGTTCAAATGTACGTACAACTCAACCGTGTTATTACAAATGGGTAAGCAAtaatataagaaaaccaaacaaaCTGACAAAATTGGAAGCCTATAGGTTAACACACAGTTTGCGAACACCTCACTATTGcatccgaactcaggaagttcgcACTGGTTAACTGCTATAGTTGTTACTGCAACAGTCAGCAAGCAAACAATGGAACTGAAGGGGTGCAGAGAACATAAATAAACTGGAAGAAAAGGCACCCATTGATGAATCAAATAATGCTATCTAACCATGCAAGTGATACAGGAGTATAGACTACATTGATGCAGCTTCTTTTTAGGCTCAGCAATAGACTAACATAAACGAGTATTTCTAGTTGTCTCTGTACAATGTCTTCAGGCAGAGAAAAAACATGTTACTTAAACTTGATTTCCTTATATTATATTACATGTTAAACTGATCAATAAGATTGTATTTACACTTTGATGCTTACCTCTCTTCTTTATGCGCCTGTAAAGACATGAAAGCCAACCAAATGTAGACAGGAGAAACAACTATCAACAGATCTGGGGCATATTTCTTCCTTGCAGATAGTGCAACCCCCACGAATAGCAGAGCCAAAACAAATGCGAAATTGAAGTTATTGAATGCATTCCTGAAATAGAATGTGGCCCCCTCTGTTCCGTACAAGTGACTTTCACCACCACCAAGCACATTATATTTTAGAAGATTGAACAcagatgatgtccatctaccatAGCTGTAGTAATCAGCTACGACCGAGAGGACCTAGCACAAATTTGTGATAATCAGATACAAATGGACTTCTTCACTTCATAAAATATTGATACTGTAAAGGCGTTACTTACAAGAAGGCATAGTGAAGTCAGAAGTCCAGACagaaacacacttttaaaatgtCCCCTGATTAATGAGTAAATAGTGACAGGAAGAAACACCAAAATTGAGAAAGGCCAGCCAAGAATTACTCCAGCAGCTGCAACAGAGACTGCACAAGCATACTTCTCTAGAAGGAAGAGTGCCGATGAAAGTGTTACAGCATACATGGAGAAGGAACTTGGCAAAAAACCTGCGATACAAATTAAAATAAGTAAGTTAAATGTTCTAGTTTGGATACACATCTGCAATAGAGCTTCTGCATGGACATGGTAATAGAAGTTGTAAGATGAGAAACATACTGGTGCTAGCAAAAAAGCAGCCACTGGTTAAGCATAGCATTGCAAGGACATAACAAGCAAGTCTCTTTCCATATCTTCTTGAAATAGCAACTACCAGAATAGTTTCTGTTATCGTCGATAGAAGTCCAAGAAAGATTCTCACAGAGTAGAACACACGAGCCTTTACAATCAAAGCAGAATAGGTCAAAATGTGATTAGCACTAGACAAAGATAGTGTAATTATAAGGGAATAATTAGCAGGTCTAACAAATGCGAACAAATACAGAGGAAAACGCTACAAACCTTATGTTCGCCACCAAAGATCGATGAAGCCGGACCAGCTACAAGACCATGAATGAAAAGGTACAAATATGACCTAAGAGCATGGTCGGAACTGCAAAAATAGAATTATGGAACTGCAGTTAGATTTATTGTCTGCTAATTTCTGGTTTCGTAAAAGTACACATGCAGCCCTCTATGTATGTAGGTGTGCTCAAGGAAAATCAGATCATATTGCACACCACAAGATATGCCATTAGATATCATTTATCAATGTAAGAAACAATTCAGCCACAATTGCAGATGCCACATTGCCATTCCTAATTTGAAATCACTGTAATGCAATATTCCGTGTGTATAAGACAAGAATATCAGCAACCCAACCTCCATCAAACTGAGGTTCCAACCCCGATGAATTCTAAGCATTAGAACCTTAATCTCAAACACAATTGCACCTTCCAAATGGCATGTTCGCATTTTAGAATAATCGTTGGCACTCCATGCTAGTGCAGTATTAAAACTTAATTTCAAGCTTAAGAAATGCATAATACTATATGGCAAGGATTGGTAAGTCCATAAATGATGTCATTGAAATACAGTTAAATTAACCATTAATTTTTAGTTTCTAAACAAATAATTGACCATTTATATCACTAAACAATATCTTCTGTGTCATGATTTCTACATTACTTTAAATCAACCTTGAACTAAAGTCATCAAATACAAATAAACTAATGCCTTTCTTGGCTATTTCTATCACGATTATGACTTATCCCTTACTTTGAATCAACATTCCACAGATATAAGGAGGAAGCGACAATTTTCTCCATAACACCGTGAGACCATGGAAACAACTCAACAAATCCAAGCCACATTATGACTGGAACAAAACGAATTTTGCATCTTAGACCCTTCAAATCATCTTGAAATTTCCCCAAATAAACCAAGGCATATGTGGCCCGGTTCAGGAAAGTGTATACCCTAATTTGTTTGTTCACTTGAATCAAAATGACAGCGGAGCCTTACAGTCTGACACATTTAGAATGCTCGAGCTACGAACTCGCAAACTTCACTAGTCCCAccaaacctagaacatcatattTCACAAGTGTTCTAGCTTACTAAGAAGCAGAGGTGCTAGACGATCCCTTTCGGAACAGTAAACCTTCAAAATAACTGAATGAGCAAATGCATACACCCCAAAATCCCTTCAATGGTTCAATCAAATGATTCCATCAAATCCTCCGAACCATCCGCACTATACGCGAGCATGGTAACCTGCAGCTACCCCCACACCGTGAAGAAATCAGAGTAAATTGTGTAGCACAATGACGCGGATCTGAGCATCCCCACCAAAAGACACTCATTAGCACTAGGCAAACCTCCCACCATAGCTCTCCTATCCCAAATCATACACCCCTAAACCCCTGCCAATCCACTAGCACGCATCAAGCAACGAAACGGCCGGTAACAGCTAGGGTTTAGACTAGCGGATGTGAGGTCGTAGAGCGTACCTGTACTCCCAGGTCTGGAAGCCGGAGCGGTAGAGGAGGAAGTGGAGGGGCTCCCAGTAGTTGAACACCTCGTCGCAGTCGTGGATCAGGTTGGAGGACGCGCTCATGTGGCGGAGGAGGCCGAGGGCCAGGAACGGGAGGAACCACCGGAtgccctcctccacctcctcgccgTCGGCCCGCCGCCTCCTCTCCTTGGCCTCCTTGGAGTACCCGTCGTCGGTGAGCGGGGACGCAGCCGTGGGCCGGCGCTGGCGCGCCGACGAGAGGGACATGGCCGGAGCACGGAGGCGAGGGTTGGCTCACTTGGTTCGTGTGGCCTTCGCTTCGGTAGTCCGGACGGCTGGGGCAAAGGGTGAGTGGGACTAGAAGCTTCTGGATCTTTTTGCTCCTCTTTCATCTAGTGAAAAGTAAAAATCACAAATGGGTCCCTAGCTGGGTAGCTTTTGAAATAATTCCTTCTCTCtccttgtttcttttcatttttgcttTCGGCCCTTCTTTTTAGGCTTCTTTACCAAAACAGGACCACGGGCATGGGTTGAAACTTACTCCCTCccttccggtttatagggcttatcttaaaattttcagatttccattatattaggctcattttgagtctaattgagttaaagtgctttgagtctcgcatcatatttaattcatagagtttagagaaaggaGATGAGTGGCTATGCGTGCATCGTTTTTTACATCCACCATGCAAGTCCAATAAaaaggaggatgctacatttattgccttggaaattgaatatgtgagaaatatttcattggctagttaaaactagtgtcatccactcacaattcaccttggttgatgagatttcagatttgagtCCTATAAACCGGAAAAGAGGGAGTAAACCATAAGCAATAAGGATTCCCACTGCTCCCTCTCCATGAAAATTTAAATCGGGCACAAAAATTTAGGTGAGTGTCACCAAAAATATTATAATAGATTTAAAATAATGTGAGCATCACGATTTAAACCTGAT
Coding sequences within:
- the LOC123443169 gene encoding dol-P-Man:Man(6)GlcNAc(2)-PP-Dol alpha-1,2-mannosyltransferase, which translates into the protein MSLSSARQRRPTAASPLTDDGYSKEAKERRRRADGEEVEEGIRWFLPFLALGLLRHMSASSNLIHDCDEVFNYWEPLHFLLYRSGFQTWEYSSDHALRSYLYLFIHGLVAGPASSIFGGEHKARVFYSVRIFLGLLSTITETILVVAISRRYGKRLACYVLAMLCLTSGCFFASTSFLPSSFSMYAVTLSSALFLLEKYACAVSVAAAGVILGWPFSILVFLPVTIYSLIRGHFKSVFLSGLLTSLCLLVLSVVADYYSYGRWTSSVFNLLKYNVLGGGESHLYGTEGATFYFRNAFNNFNFAFVLALLFVGVALSARKKYAPDLLIVVSPVYIWLAFMSLQAHKEERFLYPIYPLICVAAASVIDSFPDFFHDKYANEQSIFEKIAKGLRPLTLGFILCTSHSRTFSMLNGYGAPLQIYQHLEYHEDTGPGSILCVGSEWHRYPSSFFVPSYISEVRWIDDGFRGLLPFPFNETLGGTTAAPSYFNTKNKASDKQYLKDIGACNLLMELDLRRPYPSRGNDLSTWETLASLPFLDRELSPALYRSFFIPYQWEHKNVFGLYKLLRRLPTDQGQLKANSSGGHATVASVS